GGTGTTTTAAATAATTATAAAGAAGCCCGCGATTTTTGGGACAGCTACGAAAACCCTTTGGAACCACTTTTTAAAAGCACATACAGTTCGTACCTAAAAGCCAATAAACAAGCAAAAGGCATGGAAAGTTACAGCTATGTTGTAGCATTGTTGGTTAATTATTTTGAAAAAGAACCCGATTTAATTTACAATTAGTTTTTGAATCATTTCAGCAACACCATCATTCACTTTTAAAAAGTACATGCCACTTCTTAAATTTGATATATCGAGTTTTACTGTATTGTTTTGCAATTCCCTTTCTTCATTAAGAATTAATTTTCCTTGAATGTTATAAACACCCAACCGTACTTTATTATTTGTGGTTTTACTGAATGTTATTTCAACAAAATGGTTTGTTGGATTTGGGAAAATTGAGAAATCAATATTGCTAAATTGTTTACTGGAAAGCGTTGCTATAAATTCTGTTTCAAACGTATTGGTTACAACCGCTGGGTTAAAATCAAAATAAATTTCGGCCGTATTAGGTATGATATCGCTAATTTGAAAACCAGCAGTGGGTTTTATTTTGTAATATACATAACCGTGGCTATTGGGTTCATCCATGCTTTCACTTGGTAAATGGATATCATCGAATTTCCAATTAAGTTGATTATCGATTTTTGTAAATACATAATCATGGCTTGCACTAAGCATTTGAATGGTTGACTTATCCAATTTTGAATCTAAAGTATTATCTATAGACACATTAATAGCATCGGCAGTTCCTACATTTTGAAAACGGATGGTGTAATACAAATAATCATCGGTAGAAAAATCGTCATAATAAATTTCTGGCCCATGAGATTCCGCTATGTCGTTTGGGTCATAGGAGCCTATAACAGTTTCTGTTAACGCAGATGTATTGTTTGATATGTCTAAATCATCAACCGAATAGATTGCTGTACTTGTTAATAAATCTCCTAAATTCACAGAAACAGGCACATTCATATTTACTACAACATGTTCTGCACTATTGGGTTGTAAATTATTAAAATTTAAAATAAACCCTGTGGGAGTGTTGGTGATTGAATTTCCTGAATTCACAAAATCCACACTTTTAAACGTTACTAAATCATCCTTAATAAACTCCACGGAGCCAGAACTTATCGTTTCAATCCCTAAATTGCGAATTATCAAATTGGTGCTATAATCAAACCCAGGTCTTGGAGGACTAACGGGTGTTAAATAAACTGCAACATCACTACATTCCTTAATTTTGGTAACCGGAAAATTGTAATTAACGCGGCTTCCATTAGTAACACTTACATTTTCGTATAAATACGTTGCTAAACTATAACAATCCTGAAATTCATCATATATACTATATCCAATATCATAAGTATCCGTTTCTACATCACTTATGATATTAAAAATTCCAGTTGAAGAATACAACACATGTTGAATGCCATCGTTATTTTTTTCGTAAGTAAGCGTTCCGCTTAAAAAATTGATTTCACCACTATCGAAAGTAGTATCACTATTAGCATCATAAAAGGCATTGACTTTTATGACACCCGATGTAGAACAATCTTTAACTATTAAATCTAATGTGGTAATTGTTAAACAACCTGTTAAAAGGTTTTCAGCTCTCACATATATGGTTTGTGGATTAACAAAATTGGTAAAATATGTTGGCAATGGATTTGTATTGACATCAGCATCAGCTTGTGTTGAATAATACGATATTGAAACATCTGTTTGCCCTCCAATAATTTCTGCGTTTTTAGAACTTAAATCAAAGGTTTCCATTCCATCTTGACTCTCATCATCGCAAACCTTATATGGGTCTAGTGGACTCACCATTGGTGGAGTAAAAACTGAAAAACCAAAAGATGTTATTGCATAGCTTCCTTTGGTGTTTTCATCAACCCTTGCAAAAATAGTTTGTAAATTCGATACATTATAAATTGCAGGTAATGGATTTATTTTGGTTTCAGCATCAGATGAGTTTAAATAATACGAAACCGTAAAATTATCTGGGTTCTGGTCTCCTAAAATTTCAGCATTTTGACTTTCTAAATCAAACGCATAAATGGCATCAAAATCATCATCACAGATATTAATATCAGCTGGTTTATTAGCTTCTGCAAATAAAACTCTTAAATAAAAATATGTGGTTACTTCAACATAGCCAGAATTTTTATGCACTACCCTCGCATAAATGTAATCTTCATTAGTCTTATTCATAAAACTAGAAGGGTCAGAAATAGCATTAATACCGCTAACAGCATCTTCTTGTAATTCATGGTAAGTAACAACATAATTACTTTCATCATTTGTTCCACAAAATAAATTCACAGAAGTTAAATCGAAAACAGCTATCCCATCAGAATCATTATCATAAACATCTAAACTTGGTATATCAGTCAACAGTCTTTTAACTTCTAAAGGATCTTCATTCGTCAAATATTCATAAGTTCCCCCAGAATTGATTGCATTTGCTCTAAAATAAATGATTTGTGGATTAGATATATTAGTATAAGCTTCAGGATTAGTTATTGGGTTTGTTTCGTTATCTCTGTCTTCTTGCGTTAAATAAAAAACCAATGGTCCATAATCTTCTGGAACTTCACCTTGTGGTGGACATAAAGAATAAAAGCCAAATAAATCTACCAAATTAAAAACCGAAAAACCATCATCATTGTCATCACATGCATAAGCTGGCGTATATCCACAAGGCGGCGGTGGTCCTGCAATCTGAGAAAAACCTACAAAAGATAACAAACCAATAAACAAAAAAGTAATTTTTAATTTCATATGTATTTTTTATTGTTTTTTAATTGTCAGATGCAATGCGATAAAGAAAATCTTCATAATTTTTTGCGTTTGGTTCATCATGGTCATTTCATAAAGCTTAAATTTGCGAAACAAACATAGTAATAGAATGCCCACAAAGGTAATAACTAGCACACAAAACCAATTTATTCGACAACTGGTTCAATTAAAAGACAAGTCGCGCGAACGTAAAAAAAGTGGTTTATTTTTAATTGAAGGCGTACGCGAAATAACGCTTGCGCTGAAAGGGGGTTACGAATTAGAAACCATTTTGTTTAATCCAGAGATAATTAGTTCTGAACAACTAAACGACTTAACGACCAGACAACTTGACACCATCGAAATTACTGCCGAAGTATATCAAAAATTAGCCTATCGTGATACCACTGAAGGTATTCTAGCGGTTGCTAAAAGCAAAAATTACGGTATTGAAAGTTTAAAATTAAACACAAAAAACCCGTTAATTTTAATTGCCGAAGCTCCCGAAAAACCAGGTAATATCGGTGCGCTTTTAAGAACTGCCGATGCTGCCCGAGTAGATGCCGTAATTATTGCCAACCCAAAAACCGATTTGTACAACCCAAATATTATCCGATCTAGTGTGGGTTGTGTATTTACCAATCAAATTGCCACTGGAACGACTAGCGAAATTATAGCCTTTTTAAAGTCAAAAAACATCAACATTTATTGCGCTGCTTTACAGGCTTCGGTAACCTACCACACACAAGATTTCACCAAACCAACGGCTATCGTTGTTGGCACTGAAGCAACTGGATTAAGTGACGAATGGTTAAAAAATGCAACTCAGAACATTATTATTCCCATGCAAGGTGATATAGATTCCATGAATGTATCGGTAGCCGCAGGAATTCTTATTTTTGAAGCTAAAAGACAACGGCAAACGATTAATAATGAATAATTAATGATGAATAATTAATGATAGTGAAAGAAAATTTAATAGCAACTAAATCCTATGCATTTGCACTTAACATCATCAAATTAAGCAGAGTTTTAATTGCTAAAAATGAATATGTTCTTTCAAAACAGGTTTTAAGTAACAATTACTCCTAATGTCAGTCTGAGCGCAGTCGAAGACCTCACAAAACCAAAACAAAATGTACTCATATTATGTTTATATTCTAAAATGTTCTGATGGCTCTTATTATACAGGTATTACAAATAATTTAGATAAAAGAATAAATGAACATATATTTGGAAAGAACAAAGATTGTTACACATACAATCGACGACCAACAGAAGTTAAGTTTTACGAAACGTTTAATGATGTGTTGCAGGCTATATATTTTGAGAAGAAAATAAAAAAATGGACTCGTGCCAAAAAAGAAGCCTTGATAAGTGGAGACTTTGATATGCTCCAAATATTAGCAGAATGTAGAAATGCAATACACATTACAAGTATTTTGATAAATAAGCACTTCGACTGCGCTCAGTGTGACAAATAGTTTCTATTATAGTACATATTAAAATTTCATTCTAAATAAATTATGACTGCAAATACGCTTTTCTACATCATCATCGCCATAATCGTTATCAATTTTATAGTTGATAAAATATTAGATGCCTTAAATGCCAAACATTTTAACGATAAACTACCGGAAGATTTACAAGATGTTTATGATGACACCGAATATAAAAAATCGCAAAACTATAAAGCTACCAATTACAAATTTGGTATCATCACTTCCACATTTTCTTTAGTTTTAACCTTAGGTTTTCTGTTTCTCGATGGATTTGAATTTGTTGATAATATCGCCCGAAGCTATAGCGACAACCCTATAATTATTGCTTTGATATTCTTCGGAATTATCATGATTGGTAGTGATATTCTAACCATACCTTTTTCCTATTACAGTACCTTTGTTATTGAAGAAAAATTCGGATTTAACAAAACGACCATTAAGACATTCTTTTTTGATAAGCTAAAAGGCTGGCTTATGATGGCTATTGTTGGTGGGGGTATTTTAGCCTTGATTATTTGGTTTTACCAATCTACAGGAAGTTACTTTTGGTTGTATGCTTGGGGATTAGTGGCGGTTTTCACCATGTTTATGAACATGTTTTACTCCAAACTTATTGTGCCTTTATTCAACAAACAAACCCCTTTGGAAGCAGGTAGTTTACGTGATAAAATATCGGAATACGCACAATCCGTTGGTTTTAAACTCGATAAAATTTTTGTAATTGATGGCTCTAAACGCAGCACAAAAGCCAACGCCTATTTTTCGGGGTTTGGTAGTGAAAAACGGGTAACACTTTACGATACGCTAATTAACGATTTAGAAGATGAAGAAATTGTTGCCGTTTTAGCGCATGAAGTTGGGCATTATAAAAAGAAACACATTATTTTTAACCTGTTTGCTTCTATATTATTAACTGGTTTAACACTTTATATTTTATCATTGTTTATCTCTAATCCGTTATTATCTCAAGCTTTGGGTGTTGAAATTCCTAGTTTTCATATTGGATTGATTGCTTTTGGTTTACTATACGCACCAATTTCAGAAATTACAGGATTAATCATGAACCTATTCTCCAGAAAATTTGAATACCAAGCTGATGATTATGCTAAAAACACTTATAAAGGGGAACCGCTAATTACATCGCTTAAAAAACTTTCTAAAAATAGTTTGAGTAATTTAACGCCACATCCTGCGTATGTGTTTATGCATTATTCGCATCCAACTCTGTTGCAACGGATTAAGAATTTGAAGAAGTAATATTTGGTTGTTGGTTGTTAGGGTTTGGGGTTTGGTACTGATACTGGATACTGAATACTGAATACTGAATACTGGGTGTTGGGTACGTTAGTAAAAGCAACCTTTGCCTAAAGCATAAAGCTTACAGCCTAAAGCCTAACCTTAATACTATTTTATGTGTTTTCCCTTTATAAACACCTTTTCTATATGATTTGTACCAAACGCATATGGTATAAAATTATAGGAATTGATGGGTTTGGTGAGTATTAAATTGGCTTGTTTGCCAATAGTTATACTCCCAACCTCTTTTTCCAATCCCATAGCATACGCGCCGTTTATGGTGGTGGCGTTGATGGCTTCTTCTGGGGTTAATTTCATTTTTATACAGGCCGTAGAAACCACAAAATTCATATTGCCTGATGGTGACGAACCTGGGTTATAATCAGTTGCCAATGCCAAGGGTAAACCGGCATCTATCATTTTGCGTGCAGGTGTGTAAGGTATGCTTAAAAAATACGAGCAACCTGGTAAAGCCACAGGCATGGTATTCGTGTTTTTTAGTGCTTCAATATCTGCGTCGCGCATTTCTTCAAGATGGTCGACAGAAAGTGCGTGATGCTTTACCCCTGCTTGCACGCCACCAATAGATGTGAATTGGTTAACGTGTATTTTAGGCATGAGTCCGTACTGCTTTCCTGCTTCTAAAATACGTTCGGTATCTTCCACCGAGAAATAACCTGTTTCACAAAACACA
This genomic window from Mariniflexile sp. TRM1-10 contains:
- a CDS encoding T9SS type A sorting domain-containing protein; translated protein: MKLKITFLFIGLLSFVGFSQIAGPPPPCGYTPAYACDDNDDGFSVFNLVDLFGFYSLCPPQGEVPEDYGPLVFYLTQEDRDNETNPITNPEAYTNISNPQIIYFRANAINSGGTYEYLTNEDPLEVKRLLTDIPSLDVYDNDSDGIAVFDLTSVNLFCGTNDESNYVVTYHELQEDAVSGINAISDPSSFMNKTNEDYIYARVVHKNSGYVEVTTYFYLRVLFAEANKPADINICDDDFDAIYAFDLESQNAEILGDQNPDNFTVSYYLNSSDAETKINPLPAIYNVSNLQTIFARVDENTKGSYAITSFGFSVFTPPMVSPLDPYKVCDDESQDGMETFDLSSKNAEIIGGQTDVSISYYSTQADADVNTNPLPTYFTNFVNPQTIYVRAENLLTGCLTITTLDLIVKDCSTSGVIKVNAFYDANSDTTFDSGEINFLSGTLTYEKNNDGIQHVLYSSTGIFNIISDVETDTYDIGYSIYDEFQDCYSLATYLYENVSVTNGSRVNYNFPVTKIKECSDVAVYLTPVSPPRPGFDYSTNLIIRNLGIETISSGSVEFIKDDLVTFKSVDFVNSGNSITNTPTGFILNFNNLQPNSAEHVVVNMNVPVSVNLGDLLTSTAIYSVDDLDISNNTSALTETVIGSYDPNDIAESHGPEIYYDDFSTDDYLYYTIRFQNVGTADAINVSIDNTLDSKLDKSTIQMLSASHDYVFTKIDNQLNWKFDDIHLPSESMDEPNSHGYVYYKIKPTAGFQISDIIPNTAEIYFDFNPAVVTNTFETEFIATLSSKQFSNIDFSIFPNPTNHFVEITFSKTTNNKVRLGVYNIQGKLILNEERELQNNTVKLDISNLRSGMYFLKVNDGVAEMIQKLIVN
- a CDS encoding TrmH family RNA methyltransferase codes for the protein MPTKVITSTQNQFIRQLVQLKDKSRERKKSGLFLIEGVREITLALKGGYELETILFNPEIISSEQLNDLTTRQLDTIEITAEVYQKLAYRDTTEGILAVAKSKNYGIESLKLNTKNPLILIAEAPEKPGNIGALLRTADAARVDAVIIANPKTDLYNPNIIRSSVGCVFTNQIATGTTSEIIAFLKSKNINIYCAALQASVTYHTQDFTKPTAIVVGTEATGLSDEWLKNATQNIIIPMQGDIDSMNVSVAAGILIFEAKRQRQTINNE
- a CDS encoding GIY-YIG nuclease family protein, which codes for MYSYYVYILKCSDGSYYTGITNNLDKRINEHIFGKNKDCYTYNRRPTEVKFYETFNDVLQAIYFEKKIKKWTRAKKEALISGDFDMLQILAECRNAIHITSILINKHFDCAQCDK
- a CDS encoding M48 family metallopeptidase, translating into MTANTLFYIIIAIIVINFIVDKILDALNAKHFNDKLPEDLQDVYDDTEYKKSQNYKATNYKFGIITSTFSLVLTLGFLFLDGFEFVDNIARSYSDNPIIIALIFFGIIMIGSDILTIPFSYYSTFVIEEKFGFNKTTIKTFFFDKLKGWLMMAIVGGGILALIIWFYQSTGSYFWLYAWGLVAVFTMFMNMFYSKLIVPLFNKQTPLEAGSLRDKISEYAQSVGFKLDKIFVIDGSKRSTKANAYFSGFGSEKRVTLYDTLINDLEDEEIVAVLAHEVGHYKKKHIIFNLFASILLTGLTLYILSLFISNPLLSQALGVEIPSFHIGLIAFGLLYAPISEITGLIMNLFSRKFEYQADDYAKNTYKGEPLITSLKKLSKNSLSNLTPHPAYVFMHYSHPTLLQRIKNLKK